In Arachis hypogaea cultivar Tifrunner chromosome 2, arahy.Tifrunner.gnm2.J5K5, whole genome shotgun sequence, a genomic segment contains:
- the LOC140177093 gene encoding uncharacterized protein has translation MWRIFSYDIHQRWPSVQRLTFHLPNQQHVVFDDADSTTHVYLRNKNLLTMFTGWMMANRRFPEGRFLTYVEYPEACSVMGFLVDDKEYVSTIKEVAELASAAQLRRIFVMLLLSGSMGRPLSVWEQTWAYLSDNILYHRRHDLQYPDLTMSQDELQTFCLLQIEKLLQSNGKSLRNYAGMPVPDNSLVSQFSNLMLLHELQYDTVSLSREHDANILKLNEEQMVVYDKIIDCVSNKRHGFLFVYGFGGTRKTFLYRVLSARLRFEKKIVINVASSGITSLLLPGGKTAHSMFNIPVELTEDTVCRIKKDSPKAEVFRLANLIIWDEAPMTNKLAFEALDRTLCDIMVSVSDRNKDLPFGGKVVVLGGDFKQVLPVIPKGSRAEIVMASINSSVIWKYCEVL, from the exons ATGTGGAGAATTTTTTCTTACGATATTCATCAAAGATGGCCGTCGGTACAGAGGTTGACTTTTCACTTGCCGAACCAGCAACATGTTGTATTCGATGATGCTGATAGCACTACTCATGTTTATTTGCGCAACAAAAATTTGCTGACGATGTTTACGGGTTGGATGATGGCCAACAGGCGGTTCCCGGAGGGGCGGTTTCTAACATATGTTGAATATCCAG AGGCATGTTCAGTCATGGGATTCTTGGTAGATGATAAAGAGTATGTTTCTACTATTAAGGAAGTTGCCGAGTTAGCGTCAGCTGCACAGCTAAGGAGGATTTTTGTGATGTTGTTGCTATCTGGTTCCATGGGAAGACCTCTGTCAGTTTGGGAGCAAACTTGGGCTTATTTATCTGATAATATTCTTTATCACAGAAGACATGACCTGCAATATCCTG ATCTAACTATGAGTCAGGATGAGTTACAAACGTTTTGTTTGTTGCAGATTGAGAAACTATTGCAGAGTAATGGAAAATCATTGAGAAATTATGCTGGCATGCCGGTTCCTGATAACTCTTTAGTCTCTCAATTTAGCAATTTGATGCTGCTGCATGAGTTGCAGTATGATACTGTTTCTTTGTCTCGTGAGCACGATGcaaatattttaaagttaaatGAAGAACAGATGGTGGTCTACGATAAAATTATTGACTGTGTTTCGAATAAGAGGCATGGATTCCTTTTTGTGTACGGATTTGGTGGCACTAGAAAAACTTTTTTATACAGAGTTTTATCAGCTAGATTGCGATTTGAGAAAAAGATTGTTATAAATGTTGCTTCTAGTGGTATTACTTCTCTGTTGTTACCGGGTGGTAAGACGGCGCATTCTATGTTCAATATTCCTGTTGAGCTGACTGAAGACACTGTTTGCCGAATTAAGAAGGATAGTCCAAAAGCTGAGGTATTTCGATTGGCCAATTTGATTATTTGGGATGAGGCACCGATGACTAATAAATTAGCATTTGAAGCGCTTGATAGGACGTTGTGTGATATAATGGTTTCGGTTTCTGATAGGAATAAAGATTTACCTTTTGGTGGGAAGGTGGTCGTTCTGGGTGGTGATTTCAAGCAGGTTTTGCCAGTTATTCCAAAAGGTTCACGTGCTGAGATTGTGATGGCTTCCATAAATTCTTCTGTCATTTGGAAATATTGCGAAGTTTTGTGA
- the LOC140177096 gene encoding uncharacterized protein, which produces MRLAIGSEQSTAQELRSFSDWILQIGEGRCGTVVNDKIFVDIPSDIIIPILENSMEDIDRAILAPTVNNVEEINNYIVDLLPGEEKNYLSADSICGSDAYSDVDVDWITVEFLNQIRCSGTNVIGADIVSGSNVGDKVFITRMNMIPSDTVIPFKFERRQFLVSLSFAMTINKSQGQTLSTVGLFLRRPVFSHGQLYVALSRVRNRNGLKILLCDEGLVDATRTENVVFKEVFDKI; this is translated from the exons ATGAGGTTAGCAATCGGATCAGAACAATCAACTGCTCAAGAGTTAAGGTCGTTTTCAGATTGGATACTTCAAATCGGTGAAGGTCGATGTGGAACAGTGGTCAACgataaaatttttgttgatattCCTTCTGATATAATCATTCCTATCTTGGAAAATTCAATGGAAGATATT GATAGGGCAATACTCGCTCCGACTGTCAACAATGTTGAAGAGATAAACAATTATATAGTTGACTTGTTGCCCGGTGAGGAGAAAAATTATCTCAGTGCTGATTCGATATGTGGTAGTGATGCCTATTCTGATGTTGATGTCGATTGGATAACTGTTGAATTCTTGAATCAGATTAGGTGTTCTG GGACAAATGTGATCGGTGCAGATATTGTTTCTGGTAGCAATGTTGGGGACAAAGTTTTTATCACTAGAATGAATATGATTCCCAGTGATACAGTTATACCGTTTAAATTCGAACGCCGTCAATTTCTAGTTTCTCTGTCATTTGCGATGACAATCAACAAAAGCCAGGGTCAAACATTATCAACAGTTGGTTTGTTCTTGCGTCGTCCTGTGTTTTCTCACGGTCAACTTTATGTAGCTCTTTCCCGAGTTAGGAATAGAAATGGTCTTAAGATTTTACTTTGTGATGAAGGATTAGTTGATGCTACTAGGACTGAAAATGTTGTATTTAAGGAAGTTTTTGATAAGATATAA